CGGCGGCAGTCGCGTTGTTGGGACGTGCGAGGTAGAGGCGGGTGGCGCCAATTTCACTCAGGATCTCCGTGGCGGCGATCGACCCGCCGCGGGCAAGCACGTCGGCGAACTGCCTGTCCTTTTCGAGATCCCTGTATTGTCTGAGCGAAGACCTTATGACGACGACGCCTTCAATGAGCATGAAGACGAAGGGCAGCATGATGGCGGCCAGGATAACCCTTTTGATGGTTTCGAACTTCATCGCCAATCGCCACGGTGATCAAAACGTCGGTCGTGCGCGACCAATTGACGGCATCTTAGCAGCAATTCTTAATAAACTGATAAAGCGGCGGATCCCTAGATTTCTGGCCCTAGATTTCTGGACGAATGAAGTCACGAGTCTCAGCATCCATCACCCAGAGTTCGCCTGTGGAGATATCGAACCATGCGCCATGGAGGTGCATTTTTCCTGCTTCCTCGAGCGCCTTGATGTCGGGAAAGCTTCTGAGATTGTCGATCGAATTGCGGATCGAGACACGCTCCAGCGCCGTCTGCCGCTCGGCCGCCGTCATCACATCGTTGCTCTGGATCTGCTCGGCGGCGGGCTTGACCAGCGACATCCAGCGGCCGATGAAATCGCCGGGCGACAGCGGCTCGGCGTTCGGATCGAGCGCTGCACGGATTCCGCCGCAGCGGCCATGGCCCATCACGACGATATCCGAGACCTTCAGCGCCTGCACGGCAAATTCGAGCGCGGCCGACGTCGAATGGAAGTGACCGTCCGGCTCGTAAGGCGGCACCATGTTGGCAACGTTGCGAATGACGAAGAGCTCGCCCGGGCCGGCATCGAAGATCAGCTCCGGTGCCGCACGTGAATCCGAACAGGCAATGACCAGCGTATGGGGACTCTGACCGTTTTCGGCAAGCTGCCGATACCTGTCGCGGGCGTCGGCATAACGTCCGCTCATAAAGTTGCGATAGCCGTCCAGAAGAGGATTTGGAAAACGCTGCATGCTTCTGGATTAGCGCGCGCGGAAGACAAGATCAACTGCTGCACTGCAAAATGAACGCATTGGCCGATGTGTCATTTTTTCCGCCGCTGCGCCGGATGCACGAGCCGGCGCATCTGCACCATGGCCATCGGCGTCGAAAGGCTGGAAGCATCGCTTGCCAACATCAATTCGTTGCTGCCGCGCTTGACGGCGCGCGCAAGCACCTCGAAGACGCTGGCGGTGGCAAGCTGAAGCGCTTTTTCGTCCTCGAGGCCGGAAAGCAGGCGCGACAGGAAGACGGCAGCAAGCAGGTCGCCGAGCCCATTCGGCGGATTTTCGACGACGCGGTGCTCGGCAAGAAGCGCGTGACGGCCGGAAAGATAGAGATTGCCGGTACCGCCCGCCATCATCGGCACGGCCGAGGTGACGAGCATGCGCGATGGTCCGAGCGCCAGCGCCGCCTCCATGATCGCGCTGTTGTCTTCAAGCGCTGCCCCCGAAAGCCATGCGAGTTCGTAGCGGTTCGGCGTCGCCAGCGAGGCGAGCGGGATGAGATGATCGCGAATAGCCTCTGCGGTCGCTTCCGGCACGTAGAGGCCGCCGAGATCGCCCATGACGGGATCGCAGACATAAAGCAGTTCCTGATTATCTTGCCGGAGCGCAGCGATCAGCCGGGCGACGGAACGCGCCTGGGCGGCATTGCCGAAATAGCCCGAAAGCACCGCCCTGACTTCGCCGATCCAGGGCGCGCGGATTAGATCGTCGATCGCCGCGTCGAAATCCGCTTCCGCAAATGTCAGCCGCGTCGAGCGGCCGTGGCCGGGATGCCAGGGAAGCACGATGGTCGGCAGCGCCCAGACAGGATGACCGAGCGTCTCCAGTGCAAAGACCGCCGCCCGGTTGCCGACCGAGCCGCGCACCACATGACTGGAGATGACAATGACTGCGCCCGCTGCATTTTCCGACATGATACCGAGGTCCGAATGATGATCGCGTTTTGATGATCTTTTTGACGGCGCGCTGTCAACCATTCTTCACGTGGGCATGGAAATGTAGGCGAAACGAAAACTAAAAAGAGGCTTCCCCGTTCGTTTTGGCCAGGAAAGCGAAAAAATCCCTCTTCATTTCCTATTTTGAGGGTCAAAAAAGCATCAAGACAATCGTTCGGGCCTCCATTTTAGAGATTTTTTCGAAGAATCTTCTGTTAGCTTGCAGAAAATCAGTCCATTGCGGGAGGCGATCCATGGCTGCCAGAAACAATCCGAAACGGGAAAAGCAGATCGAAAGCGCACGCAAGATCGCCAAGGCGACGGGCGAGGCGCATCTCGATCCGGAAATACTCTTCGGCCGGGCCAGCAATGACGATCTCGAACTCTATACGCCTGAGATGCTGGCGCTCTCCGCCGTGCATTCGGCAAAGGAACTTGCCGCCTGGAATGGCAAGGCGCCTCGTGTCGGCATCGACACCATTGCCGATGTGACGCCAGATGGCATTGCCGTTTCGGTGCTATCGGTCACCGACCGGAACATGCCTTTTCTGTTTGAATCGGTCATGGGTGAAGTGACGAGCACCTATCGCGACCTGTTCATGGCCGTGCATCCCATCCTGATCATGGAAAAAGGTAAGGCGCCGGCGATTTATTCCGCCGATCATCCGAGCGACCCGGCCAACCGCGTCAGCCATATCCAGCTCCACATTGCGCCGCTCAACTTCGCCCAGGCCGCAGATCTCGTCAAACGTGTCGAAACCGTCCTCGAGCAGGTCCGCCTGTCGGTGTCCGACTGGAAGCCGATGCTTTCCAAGATCGACGGGGTGATCGCCGAGCTCTCAGCCAACGGCACCACCCGGAAGAAGGCTGATCGCGATGAGGCAATCGCCTTCCTGACATGGCTGCGCGATGAGAATTTCACTTTCCTCGGGATGCGTGAATATGTCTATTCCGGCAAAGGTTCCGATGCCAGGGTCGAACGCGACAAGGGTGCTGGCCTCGGCATGCTCTCCAACCCGGATGTGCTGGTGTTGCGCACCGGCAAGGACGCCGTGACGACGACGCCTGAGATCCTGGCCTTCCTCGACGGCCCCGATTTCCTCATCGTCACCAAGGCAAATGTGAAATCGATCGTCCATCGCCGGGCCTATATGGATTATGTCGGCGTCAAACGTTTCGACGCTGCGGGCAACGTCACCGGCGAACTGCGCATCGTCGGGCTCTTCACTTCGACGGCCTATACGTCGCTCGCCTCTGAAATCCCGCTGCTGCGTTCCAAGATCGAAAAGGTGAAGGAGCATTTCGGCTTCGACCCGATGAGCCATTCCGGCCGCATGCTCGACAACACGCTGGAATCTTATCCGCGCGACGACCTTTTCCAGATCGACACCACGTTGCTTGCAAATTTTGCCGAACAGATCAATGACTTGGCCGACCGTCCGCGCGTGCGCGTCCTGCCGCGCATCGACCATTTCGACCGCTTCGTCTCGGTGATCATCTACGTGCCGCGCGAGGAATACGACTCGATCGTCCGCGAGCGGATCGGCACCTATCTGAAGACTGTCTATGACGGTCGTGTCTCCGCCTATTATCCGGCTTTCCCGGAAGGCGGCGTGGCGCGCGTGCATTTCATCATCGGCCGCTCCGGCGGCAAGACGCCGCGTATTCCGCAGGCAAAGCTCGAGCAGGTGATCCGCGAAATCACCGCCCGTTGGGACGACCGTTTCGAGGCGCTGGCCGGGGCCAAGGCGCCGAAGATATCGGTCGACCAGGCCTTCCAGGATTCCTTCACTCCGGAGGAAACCGTTGCCGACCTCGCCGATATCGGCGCCTGCGCCGCTGGCGAGCCGCTTCGCATCCAGTTCTACCATCGTCCGGAAGAACGGGGCCGCATCCTCTCGCTGAAAATCTTCCACGCCGGCGGCCAGCTGGCGCTGTCGCGCCGCGTACCGCTTCTGGAAAATCTCGGCTTCAATGTCGTCAGCGAACGCACCTTCGACATTGGGGTGCCGGCCGCCGATGGAGAAACGAAACTCGTCGTGCTGCACGATATGGAGCTCGGGGCCCGCAATGGTGGCGACATAGACCTGCAGCGCTACGGCGCTGCCCTCGAAGAAGCCTTCGTCGCCGCCTTCGCCGGCACGATCGACAATGACAGCTTCAATCGGCTGATCCTTTCGGCCGGGCTTTCAGCGCGCGAGACGAACGTGCTGCGCGCCTATGCACGTTATCTCCGCCAGGCCGGCATTGCCTATTCGCAGGATTACATCGCAACCACGCTCGACAAATATCCTGCTGTCGCCGCCGCCATCTTCCGGCTGTTCCACGACACGCTCGATACCACGCTTTCCGAGAAGGCCCGCCTCAAGAAGCTTGCCGACCTGCACCAGGCGATCGAGGCCGAGCTTGCCGACGTGCCGAGTCTTGACGACGACCGTATCCTGCGCCGTTACGTCAATATCGTCGATGCGACACTTCGCACCAATTATTTCCAGAAGAATCCGGACGGCTCCCCAAAGTCGATGCTGGCCTTCAAGCTTGATCCGCACCTGGTCGACGGCCTGCCGCAGCCGAAACCCTTCCGCGAAATGTTCGTCTATGGCGTCGAAGTCGAAGGCGTGCACCTGCGCTTTGGCAAGGTGGCGCGCGGTGGCCTGCGCTGGTCGGATCGTGCCGAGGATTATCGCACTGAGGTGCTCGGCCTCGTCAAGGCCCAGCAGGTGAAGAACGCGGTCATCGTGCCGGTCGGCGCCAAGGGCGGCTTCTATCCGAAGAAGCTCCCCATCGGCGGCAGCCGCGAC
This Rhizobium sp. NZLR1 DNA region includes the following protein-coding sequences:
- the pdxY gene encoding pyridoxal kinase PdxY, whose protein sequence is MSENAAGAVIVISSHVVRGSVGNRAAVFALETLGHPVWALPTIVLPWHPGHGRSTRLTFAEADFDAAIDDLIRAPWIGEVRAVLSGYFGNAAQARSVARLIAALRQDNQELLYVCDPVMGDLGGLYVPEATAEAIRDHLIPLASLATPNRYELAWLSGAALEDNSAIMEAALALGPSRMLVTSAVPMMAGGTGNLYLSGRHALLAEHRVVENPPNGLGDLLAAVFLSRLLSGLEDEKALQLATASVFEVLARAVKRGSNELMLASDASSLSTPMAMVQMRRLVHPAQRRKK
- a CDS encoding NAD-glutamate dehydrogenase: MAARNNPKREKQIESARKIAKATGEAHLDPEILFGRASNDDLELYTPEMLALSAVHSAKELAAWNGKAPRVGIDTIADVTPDGIAVSVLSVTDRNMPFLFESVMGEVTSTYRDLFMAVHPILIMEKGKAPAIYSADHPSDPANRVSHIQLHIAPLNFAQAADLVKRVETVLEQVRLSVSDWKPMLSKIDGVIAELSANGTTRKKADRDEAIAFLTWLRDENFTFLGMREYVYSGKGSDARVERDKGAGLGMLSNPDVLVLRTGKDAVTTTPEILAFLDGPDFLIVTKANVKSIVHRRAYMDYVGVKRFDAAGNVTGELRIVGLFTSTAYTSLASEIPLLRSKIEKVKEHFGFDPMSHSGRMLDNTLESYPRDDLFQIDTTLLANFAEQINDLADRPRVRVLPRIDHFDRFVSVIIYVPREEYDSIVRERIGTYLKTVYDGRVSAYYPAFPEGGVARVHFIIGRSGGKTPRIPQAKLEQVIREITARWDDRFEALAGAKAPKISVDQAFQDSFTPEETVADLADIGACAAGEPLRIQFYHRPEERGRILSLKIFHAGGQLALSRRVPLLENLGFNVVSERTFDIGVPAADGETKLVVLHDMELGARNGGDIDLQRYGAALEEAFVAAFAGTIDNDSFNRLILSAGLSARETNVLRAYARYLRQAGIAYSQDYIATTLDKYPAVAAAIFRLFHDTLDTTLSEKARLKKLADLHQAIEAELADVPSLDDDRILRRYVNIVDATLRTNYFQKNPDGSPKSMLAFKLDPHLVDGLPQPKPFREMFVYGVEVEGVHLRFGKVARGGLRWSDRAEDYRTEVLGLVKAQQVKNAVIVPVGAKGGFYPKKLPIGGSRDEIFNAGREAYKTYIRTLLSITDNISGAEIVPPKDTVRLDGDDPYFVVAADKGTATFSDTANALAQEAGFWLDDAFASGGSAGYDHKKMGITARGAWETVKRHFREMDIDIQTTPFTVAGVGDMSGDVFGNGMLLSPKIRLISAFDHRDIIIDPDPDMEKTLAERQRLFDLPRSSWQDFDKTVLSKGAMIISRAAKSVTLTPEAVAAIGLDKAVATPFEIITAILKSPVDLLWFGGIGTYVKAAPETDAEVGDRANDPIRVTAAEVRAKVIGEGANLGVTQKGRIAYGLKGGRCNSDAIDNSAGVNTSDVEVNIKIALAAAMHDGRMTRAKRDQLLSSMTSEVAILVLRNNYLQSLAISLTERKGTANGLELGRFMSVLEAAGQLNRKVETLPDEQSLAERYAAGKPLTRPEIGVLVSYAKIVLFDALAASDLPDDLYFTATLLNYFPVKMQKSNAGDIAGHRLKREIVATVLANEAINRGGPSFTVAMMDATAASAPEVVRAAIVARDGFDLNRLWAETDALDGRISGEMQNRIYEEISHSFTVLTRLLLKTGMTKADMAEVISRLQAALKKLRPAFAEQSAGDAAARQAEYSQAGVPEKLAAEIANLQSFALVPEIMQIAERTGETLVRAAENYFAVSQTFRIARLLAAGGRILTSDHYENLALARSIDQIASARRDIVISALSDHGKEKLPVQAWHAQDRIRINRIVEELSSLSDSGDPNLARITVAAGILTDLARDRVR
- a CDS encoding carbonic anhydrase; this encodes MQRFPNPLLDGYRNFMSGRYADARDRYRQLAENGQSPHTLVIACSDSRAAPELIFDAGPGELFVIRNVANMVPPYEPDGHFHSTSAALEFAVQALKVSDIVVMGHGRCGGIRAALDPNAEPLSPGDFIGRWMSLVKPAAEQIQSNDVMTAAERQTALERVSIRNSIDNLRSFPDIKALEEAGKMHLHGAWFDISTGELWVMDAETRDFIRPEI